A single region of the Caldivirga sp. genome encodes:
- a CDS encoding M1 family aminopeptidase, whose amino-acid sequence MSFDKATHLLGRGFTYPDYEPQYQRYYGYFIKHLALTLRLNLSERSIQGDARYIINVIDNEGYLKFDAAEMNITSVTVNDSPTRFDYDGRYLRVYLSGNGEVSVSINYSAKPRNGVHFILPDEYYRDRKPMVWTQGESEDNHYWIPLTDYPSMKFTSELTIIVPKPLIAVSNGYLVESKDLGNETLWHWRLDKPHSSYLVAFAAAEFDVIKDDCGGISVEHYVPKGRGESAKFSFHRICDMIKFFSEYTGVKYPWPNYKHAVVSEFGGGMENTTVTILTDTTLHTRREECPYDEWPCRGREDFSSDGLVAHELAHQWFGDLVTTRDWGNIWLNEAFATYFDALYTLHSRGFDEFVYRLYGNLKSYLDEYRRYSRPIVTNLYSIPEEMFDRHTYEKGSLVLHTLKNIIGEENFRKGINLFLTRYAYSNAETEDFRKVMEEATAKPLDWFFNQFVYSAGHPSIKYSWSYDSGYLRISISQTQGDDSYPVYRIPVELEIGHQDGSMELIKLNLESRDTTVYLPIKERPTYVCLDPEFKVAIKSVNSEKSIEEARAELRSSSVACRLEAIESLAKDSSSRSIDALTEALLNDKFWGIRAEAARALGKLGVTDAVKPLINALHVERHPRVRRAIVEALGNFKGNRDVAKVLASVLVNSEESYYVRSNAAEALGKLGIRDYFSELVKALDYPSHNNVITQGALRGLAELGGDEAIEVLLKYTQLGYPTLVRATAAQLLGKFVDNRRVYDRLMELLRDQYMRVASAALSAVEYSMDPRFLGILDSIASGAAPGFIAAELSGRFRRYARDIAVKIREQLSKGAEYARLREEVERVREEQRRLMDRVSRLEAKGLGSPAY is encoded by the coding sequence ATGTCATTCGATAAGGCAACACACCTATTGGGCAGGGGCTTCACGTACCCTGACTACGAACCACAATATCAAAGGTATTACGGTTACTTCATTAAGCACTTAGCCTTAACCCTTAGGTTAAACCTGAGTGAGAGGTCCATTCAAGGTGATGCAAGGTACATAATTAATGTAATTGATAATGAAGGCTACTTGAAGTTTGATGCTGCAGAGATGAATATAACCTCAGTTACGGTTAATGACTCACCCACGCGCTTCGACTACGATGGGCGTTACTTAAGGGTTTACTTAAGTGGGAATGGTGAAGTATCGGTTTCCATAAACTACAGCGCTAAGCCAAGGAATGGCGTACACTTCATACTGCCTGATGAGTATTACCGTGATAGGAAGCCGATGGTTTGGACCCAGGGTGAAAGTGAGGATAATCACTACTGGATACCATTAACCGACTATCCAAGCATGAAGTTCACCAGTGAATTAACAATAATAGTGCCTAAACCCCTTATCGCAGTATCAAACGGTTACCTAGTTGAGAGTAAGGATTTAGGCAATGAGACGCTGTGGCATTGGAGGCTAGATAAGCCGCATTCCTCATACCTAGTAGCCTTCGCTGCAGCTGAATTCGATGTGATTAAGGATGATTGTGGGGGTATTAGCGTTGAGCATTATGTACCAAAGGGTCGTGGCGAATCAGCCAAGTTTAGTTTCCACAGGATTTGCGACATGATTAAATTCTTCAGTGAATACACTGGGGTTAAGTACCCATGGCCAAATTATAAGCATGCAGTGGTGAGTGAATTCGGCGGTGGTATGGAGAACACTACCGTAACAATACTAACTGATACGACTCTACATACGAGGAGGGAGGAGTGCCCCTATGATGAGTGGCCGTGTAGGGGTAGGGAGGATTTTTCTTCTGATGGTTTGGTTGCTCATGAGTTGGCTCATCAGTGGTTTGGGGATTTGGTTACTACTAGGGATTGGGGTAATATTTGGCTTAATGAGGCTTTCGCAACCTACTTTGATGCATTATACACGCTTCACAGTAGGGGTTTCGATGAATTTGTGTATAGGCTTTACGGTAACCTTAAGTCCTACCTAGATGAGTATAGGCGATACTCAAGGCCAATAGTCACTAACCTATACTCAATACCTGAGGAGATGTTTGATAGGCACACCTACGAGAAGGGATCACTAGTACTACACACGTTAAAGAACATAATAGGAGAAGAAAACTTCAGGAAGGGTATAAACCTATTCCTAACAAGGTACGCTTACAGTAATGCCGAGACTGAAGACTTTAGGAAGGTTATGGAGGAGGCTACGGCTAAGCCCCTTGACTGGTTCTTTAATCAATTCGTCTACTCAGCTGGTCACCCTAGTATTAAGTATTCGTGGAGTTACGATTCAGGTTACTTAAGGATCAGTATTAGTCAAACTCAGGGTGATGATTCATACCCAGTTTACAGAATCCCGGTTGAATTAGAGATTGGTCACCAGGATGGCTCAATGGAGTTAATTAAGCTTAACCTTGAGTCAAGGGACACCACCGTTTACCTACCGATTAAGGAGAGACCAACCTACGTTTGCCTCGACCCAGAGTTTAAGGTTGCTATTAAGTCCGTTAACAGTGAGAAGAGTATTGAGGAGGCTAGGGCTGAGTTAAGGAGCAGTAGTGTTGCCTGTAGGCTTGAGGCCATTGAATCACTGGCTAAGGATAGTAGTTCAAGATCCATCGATGCCTTGACTGAAGCCTTACTTAACGATAAGTTCTGGGGTATTAGAGCTGAAGCCGCTAGAGCATTGGGTAAGCTGGGGGTTACTGATGCTGTAAAGCCATTGATCAACGCGCTCCATGTGGAACGCCACCCTAGGGTTAGGCGAGCCATAGTTGAGGCTTTAGGTAACTTTAAGGGTAATAGGGACGTAGCTAAAGTATTGGCCTCAGTCTTAGTGAATAGTGAGGAAAGCTACTATGTTAGGTCTAATGCAGCCGAGGCCCTTGGTAAGCTTGGCATTAGGGATTACTTTAGTGAATTGGTTAAGGCGCTTGATTACCCAAGCCACAATAATGTGATCACCCAAGGTGCGTTAAGGGGCTTAGCTGAATTAGGTGGTGATGAGGCTATTGAAGTACTCTTAAAGTACACTCAATTAGGTTACCCAACGCTCGTAAGGGCTACTGCAGCCCAATTACTGGGTAAGTTCGTGGATAATAGGCGGGTTTACGATAGGTTAATGGAGCTTCTAAGGGACCAGTACATGAGGGTTGCCTCAGCAGCCTTAAGTGCAGTGGAGTATTCCATGGATCCGAGGTTCCTGGGGATCCTAGACTCAATAGCCTCAGGCGCTGCCCCAGGTTTCATAGCTGCTGAGTTGAGTGGTAGGTTTAGGAGGTATGCTAGGGATATTGCAGTTAAGATAAGGGAGCAGTTGAGTAAGGGTGCTGAGTACGCTAGGTTAAGGGAGGAGGTTGAGAGGGTTAGGGAGGAGCAGAGAAGGCTAATGGATAGGGTAAGTAGACTGGAGGCTAAGGGCTTAGGTTCACCTGCCTACTAA
- a CDS encoding L-threonylcarbamoyladenylate synthase produces the protein MTLLLKVDALNPDREVIRRAADVILKGGLVAFPTETVYGLGASTYNDEAIRRIYVVKNRPMDNPSIIHISSLNQLHEVAEDVPEELEEKLKFVWPGPLTIILRKSSRISAVASCGLNTVAVRMPAHPVALTLISESTPISAPSANISGKPSPTRAEHVIRDLWGKIDLIIDGGESFFGVESTIIDYTRKPPVLYRPGPFTVEELRRIFGEVKVPEQALGLGQFKEALAPGMKYRHYAPDKPLILTECGELDGLVKLTLDLATDEVKKGKKVVVLCSSETCGSYAKVGLRIIEVGSRLNLYTVAKNLFHSLRLIDSMDVDLAIAEGYPEVGVGLAVMNRLRKASGYKMVKCTA, from the coding sequence ATGACTCTACTGCTTAAGGTTGATGCATTGAACCCTGATAGGGAGGTTATTAGGAGGGCCGCTGATGTAATACTGAAGGGTGGTTTAGTTGCCTTTCCCACCGAGACTGTTTATGGACTTGGAGCATCAACTTACAATGATGAGGCGATTAGGAGGATTTACGTTGTTAAGAATAGGCCCATGGATAACCCAAGCATAATTCACATTTCATCACTTAATCAGCTTCATGAAGTTGCCGAGGATGTTCCTGAGGAACTTGAGGAAAAACTTAAGTTTGTTTGGCCCGGCCCATTAACCATAATACTGAGGAAGAGCAGTAGAATTAGTGCAGTAGCCTCCTGTGGTTTAAATACGGTGGCTGTTAGAATGCCAGCTCACCCAGTTGCCTTAACCTTAATAAGTGAAAGCACGCCGATATCAGCACCCAGCGCTAATATATCAGGTAAACCCAGTCCAACCAGGGCTGAGCACGTCATCAGGGACCTTTGGGGTAAAATAGACTTAATAATTGACGGTGGGGAATCCTTCTTTGGAGTAGAATCAACAATAATAGACTACACTAGGAAGCCTCCAGTTCTCTATAGGCCTGGCCCATTCACTGTGGAGGAGTTGAGGAGGATTTTTGGGGAAGTTAAGGTACCTGAGCAGGCGCTTGGCCTTGGGCAATTCAAGGAAGCCCTAGCCCCAGGCATGAAGTATAGGCACTATGCCCCAGATAAGCCCCTCATCTTAACAGAGTGCGGTGAATTAGATGGCTTAGTTAAATTGACGCTAGATCTAGCTACTGATGAGGTTAAGAAGGGGAAGAAGGTGGTGGTACTGTGTAGTAGTGAGACGTGTGGTTCATACGCTAAGGTTGGGTTGAGGATTATTGAGGTTGGGTCTAGGCTTAACCTATACACTGTGGCTAAGAACCTGTTTCACTCCCTTAGGTTAATTGACTCAATGGATGTTGACTTAGCCATTGCCGAGGGTTACCCTGAGGTTGGGGTTGGTTTAGCGGTAATGAATCGTTTAAGGAAGGCCTCAGGTTATAAAATGGTTAAGTGCACTGCTTAA